One Cydia fagiglandana chromosome 11, ilCydFagi1.1, whole genome shotgun sequence genomic region harbors:
- the LOC134668984 gene encoding uncharacterized protein LOC134668984 has product MTSTVITYVGRTTNFQGKTLWEIVGSLKGFGVGRYIVRSVFERYPEPSFMKIVKVETCPDEERRRVRVWVEKTFRGKKLDKLTEIYRTSYKPDYKLIPKNEEAKMLAALEEMNKRPEVILPSTIEMPPLMKKFIVKDHEKKGLEVMKEFTMPLSYNHTPNRIARIAQPGEKPTVQFSMGLGQPASPSLYKGVPLNTH; this is encoded by the exons ATGACTTCAACTGTAATAACATATGTTGGGAGGACAACTAACTTTCAGGgcaaaactttatgggaaattGTTGGCAGCCTGAAAGGATTCGGAGTCGGTAGATACATCGTGAGATCGGTTTTTGAGCGCTATCCTGAGCCCAGTTTCATGAAAATAGTTAAAGTTGAAACTTGCCCTGATGAG GAACGCCGTAGAGTAAGGGTTTGGGTGGAAAAAACGTTCAGAGGGAAGAAATTAGACAAGCTTACAGAAATATACAGAACATCATACAAACCTGATTACAAACTCATTCCGAAGAATGAAGAAGCCAAGATGCTCGCTGCTTTGGAAGAAATGAATAAGCGGCCAGAAGTGATCCTCCCCAGTACTATTGAAATGCCGCCCTTGATGAAGAAGTTTATTGTCAAGGACCATGAGAAAAAGGGCCTTGAG GTTATGAAAGAGTTCACAATGCCACTCAGCTACAACCACACTCCGAACAGAATCGCCAGGATCGCCCAACCAGGCGAGAAGCCCACAGTGCAGTTCTCTATGGGCCTCGGCCAGCCCGCCAGTCCCTCACTCTACAAGGGGGTACCCCTAAACACCCACTAG
- the LOC134668970 gene encoding 3-phosphoinositide-dependent protein kinase 1 isoform X2 — protein MQAQPAAAANKRTANDYIFRKLIGEGCYSTVFFATDIHTGKEYAIKVCEKRQIIKEKKREYIKREKDALNMLFNVPHGFVKLYCTFQDEERLYFVLSYAKNGELLSYINKVGSFELSVAKFYAAELLMALESMHAKGIIHRDLKPENILLDENMHLQIADFGTTKILDPEEIRSTPNKTDDDQTLAENDRQRKISFVGTAQYVSPELLHNRVDTRASDLWALGCIIYQMISGLPPFRGSNEFLTFQKILKLDYEFPEGFPADAKDLVEKLLVLDYSKRIGANDTGNTYESIRNHPFFEGINWDNVWTQSPPTISPYLPGGSFEEEYPLDHLEPGLDQNQLVRLWKFDLSTSEGILTISPEERRRRLEAQERDNKWHQFVDGELILKQGLIDKRKGLFARRRMLLLTTGPRLFYVDPVNMVLKGEIPWSPKLRVEAKNFRIFLVHTPNRTYYLEDPESYALEWARVINEVRIGTYGRDTT, from the exons ATGCAGGCGCAACCGGCCGCGGCGGCCAACAAGCGCACGGCCAATGACTACATCTTCCGAAAACTGATTGGCGAGGGTTGTTACAGCACCGTGTTCTTCGCTACAGATATTCACACTGGGAAAGAATATGCAA TTAAAGTTTGCGAGAAACGTCAGATTATTAAAGAAAAGAAGAGGGAGTACATAAAGAGAGAGAAAGATGCTTTGAACATGCTGTTCAATGTGCCCCACGGTTTTGTCAAGTTATATTGTACGTTCCAAGATGAAGAACGATTGTACTTTGTGTTGTCTTATGCCAAGAATGGCGAATTGTTGTCTTATATAAATAAGGTTGGCTCTTTCGAGCTAAGTGTAGCTAAATTTTATGCCGCTGAGCTCTTAATGGCCTTAGAAAGCATGCACGCTAAAGGAATCATCCACCGAGACTTAAAACCAGAAAACATTTTATTGGACGAAAATATGCACTTACAAATTGCGGACTTCGGTACAACAAAAATTTTGGACCCAGAAGAGATTCGTTCAACACCTAACAAGACTGATGATGACCAGACGTTGGCAGAGAATGACAGACAGAGAAAGATCAGTTTCGTCGGAACAGCGCAATACGTAAGTCCAGAACTGCTGCATAACCGCGTGGACACGCGCGCCTCCGACCTCTGGGCCTTGGGCTGCATTATCTACCAGATGATCTCAGGACTGCCTCCATTCCGTGGCTCCAATGAGTTCCTTACCTTCCAGAAAATACTTAAATTGGACTACGAATTCCCCGAAGGCTTTCCCGCCGACGCAAAAGACTTAGTTGAGAAGCTTTTAGTTTTGGATTATTCCAAGAGGATTGGCGCTAACGATACGGGAAATACTTATGAAAGCATACGAAACCATCCATTCTTCGAAGGGATCAACTGGGATAATGTCTGGACGCAGTCACCGCCAACTATATCCCCGTATTTGCCAGGCGGTTCTTTCGAAGAAGAATATCCTCTAGATCACTTAGAGCCGGGCTTAGACCAAAACCAACTTGTGCGCCTGTGGAAGTTCGACTTATCTACCTCAGAAG GAATCTTAACCATAAGTCCGGAAGAAAGGCGGCGGAGACTCGAAGCCCAAGAACGCGACAATAAATGGCACCAGTTCGTTGACGGAGAGCTGATTCTAAAGCAAGGACTCATCGATAAGAGGAAGGGGCTGTTCGCGCGCCGGCGCATGCTTCTGCTGACCACTGGCCCGCGGCTCTTCTACGTGGACCCGGTCAACATGGTGCTCAAAGGAGAGATCCCTTGGTCACCGAAGTTGCGCGTAGAAGCAAAGAACTTTAGAATATTTTTAGTTCACACG CCAAACCGCACATACTACCTAGAGGACCCAGAATCATATGCGCTAGAGTGGGCGCGAGTGATCAACGAAGTTCGCATCGGGACGTACGGGCGCGACACGACTTAA
- the LOC134668970 gene encoding 3-phosphoinositide-dependent protein kinase 1 isoform X1: MSGLTIRVNKRGSRGSDTLLEAANRILRLLGVSSTKRGKQPSPKTKTTGEIRAPIAAAESAAESPIKMQAQPAAAANKRTANDYIFRKLIGEGCYSTVFFATDIHTGKEYAIKVCEKRQIIKEKKREYIKREKDALNMLFNVPHGFVKLYCTFQDEERLYFVLSYAKNGELLSYINKVGSFELSVAKFYAAELLMALESMHAKGIIHRDLKPENILLDENMHLQIADFGTTKILDPEEIRSTPNKTDDDQTLAENDRQRKISFVGTAQYVSPELLHNRVDTRASDLWALGCIIYQMISGLPPFRGSNEFLTFQKILKLDYEFPEGFPADAKDLVEKLLVLDYSKRIGANDTGNTYESIRNHPFFEGINWDNVWTQSPPTISPYLPGGSFEEEYPLDHLEPGLDQNQLVRLWKFDLSTSEGILTISPEERRRRLEAQERDNKWHQFVDGELILKQGLIDKRKGLFARRRMLLLTTGPRLFYVDPVNMVLKGEIPWSPKLRVEAKNFRIFLVHTPNRTYYLEDPESYALEWARVINEVRIGTYGRDTT; the protein is encoded by the exons ATGAGTGGATTGACCATCAGAGTTAATAAAAGAGGATCGAGAGGTAGTGACACTCTTCTCGAGGCAGCTAACAGGATTCTCCGACTACTCGGCGTGAGCTCCACGAAGCGCGGGAAACAGCCCTCGCCCAAAACGAAG ACGACCGGTGAAATTCGGGCGCCGATCGCGGCGGCGGAGTCCGCCGCCGAATCTCCAATCAAGATGCAGGCGCAACCGGCCGCGGCGGCCAACAAGCGCACGGCCAATGACTACATCTTCCGAAAACTGATTGGCGAGGGTTGTTACAGCACCGTGTTCTTCGCTACAGATATTCACACTGGGAAAGAATATGCAA TTAAAGTTTGCGAGAAACGTCAGATTATTAAAGAAAAGAAGAGGGAGTACATAAAGAGAGAGAAAGATGCTTTGAACATGCTGTTCAATGTGCCCCACGGTTTTGTCAAGTTATATTGTACGTTCCAAGATGAAGAACGATTGTACTTTGTGTTGTCTTATGCCAAGAATGGCGAATTGTTGTCTTATATAAATAAGGTTGGCTCTTTCGAGCTAAGTGTAGCTAAATTTTATGCCGCTGAGCTCTTAATGGCCTTAGAAAGCATGCACGCTAAAGGAATCATCCACCGAGACTTAAAACCAGAAAACATTTTATTGGACGAAAATATGCACTTACAAATTGCGGACTTCGGTACAACAAAAATTTTGGACCCAGAAGAGATTCGTTCAACACCTAACAAGACTGATGATGACCAGACGTTGGCAGAGAATGACAGACAGAGAAAGATCAGTTTCGTCGGAACAGCGCAATACGTAAGTCCAGAACTGCTGCATAACCGCGTGGACACGCGCGCCTCCGACCTCTGGGCCTTGGGCTGCATTATCTACCAGATGATCTCAGGACTGCCTCCATTCCGTGGCTCCAATGAGTTCCTTACCTTCCAGAAAATACTTAAATTGGACTACGAATTCCCCGAAGGCTTTCCCGCCGACGCAAAAGACTTAGTTGAGAAGCTTTTAGTTTTGGATTATTCCAAGAGGATTGGCGCTAACGATACGGGAAATACTTATGAAAGCATACGAAACCATCCATTCTTCGAAGGGATCAACTGGGATAATGTCTGGACGCAGTCACCGCCAACTATATCCCCGTATTTGCCAGGCGGTTCTTTCGAAGAAGAATATCCTCTAGATCACTTAGAGCCGGGCTTAGACCAAAACCAACTTGTGCGCCTGTGGAAGTTCGACTTATCTACCTCAGAAG GAATCTTAACCATAAGTCCGGAAGAAAGGCGGCGGAGACTCGAAGCCCAAGAACGCGACAATAAATGGCACCAGTTCGTTGACGGAGAGCTGATTCTAAAGCAAGGACTCATCGATAAGAGGAAGGGGCTGTTCGCGCGCCGGCGCATGCTTCTGCTGACCACTGGCCCGCGGCTCTTCTACGTGGACCCGGTCAACATGGTGCTCAAAGGAGAGATCCCTTGGTCACCGAAGTTGCGCGTAGAAGCAAAGAACTTTAGAATATTTTTAGTTCACACG CCAAACCGCACATACTACCTAGAGGACCCAGAATCATATGCGCTAGAGTGGGCGCGAGTGATCAACGAAGTTCGCATCGGGACGTACGGGCGCGACACGACTTAA